ATCCtatattttattctttccCACTTCTCAGAAGCCACCAATTAACACGTAAGTACGAACACTCGCATGgatattttaacaaaaaattagtGGTGACGTAAAACAGGAACGCAATCAATGACGTTGGACGACAAATGCAAATATATATCGCGATCTTCGGATCTGCacagaaaaaaagagtaaattgTTTTGGTACGCTGATGAAGTGTCTTATATTCaatcatgcatgcatgttcTTATTTTCAAATAAGAGGAAGACAAACATTAAATACTTTCTCAGCCATTGATGGTTAGGCAGTGGGAATGCTCAACtggagaaaataataataccatTTTGTTGCAAACAGAGACTGGCACTTGATCGTGATACACTGTATTCTTTATTCAAGGGTCAAAACACGAGATTTGtatgtcttttttattttattgtttcttcGAGCGATATAATTATATTGGAATGCGAGCAATATAATTATTGTTTCTTTGATCCGAACCATCTATTTGTTAAGTTTATATATCAATTATTTCCGATTGATTATCTGTCAAGATCCCTTTATAAGAAGTTAGATCCAATGTGAAACATATCATATGGCAAATCGGgagcataataaaataatgtgGTGGATCGTTGTTATACGCTACTGACCTAATTAAGGTGTCCAAGAAGACTATAAATAGGGCTGTAGGCAGGCACTGAACTCACTGCAAAGACAAGCCATCATAGTTATTTTGTGGTCTGCGCCTTAAACCCCAATACCTAGAGTTTCCATTCCAACCAAGCCATCACCATGGTCTCCGTCTCGATCTCGGTCTCTCAAGTAGTGAGTAGTACTACTGCAAGTGATGAAGCAATGGAGGTTGCTAAGAAGAAGAGCCTGTTTGCCATGAGTGACACAGAAATTTTGGAAGGCATTTATGCCACTCATGTAGTTAGTCATGAGCACGATTCCTTTGACGTCCATTCTCTTTTCTCCATCACTCAGAGCATCATTAAGTGTTCAAAGCAGATCATCGATAATATTGACCACAAGGTAcgtacaaataaaaaattataatttactCACGGTGCAAATTATCAGTGCTGGTATCATGATTTTGATGTTGGTTGTGGTTTGGCATGGCTCTTAGTTGTTGTTTTTTGGCACATTAgggaacatatatatattctacAATTTGCACATTACAATGTGTACATCTTTCATTTGATTGAACGTGTACAGACTACAAATGTCCCGGAACCCATTGGAGTATTTGATTATTTACTCCAAATAATGCTCAACCTCAAACCAATGGTACATTCTTTTCCAACATAATATACCCTTTCATTTTATCAATCGAATTAATGCATCTACAAACACaataaaatttcatcaaacaattcaaatgcaacaaaagaaaaagaaccaaTTATGCCACATTTTCCATGGATCAAATCGAACGAAGAATTTCCGGTTCTGTGAACGTGAACGAGGACCATGCTTTCCCAAAAATAATTTCAGTGGGTGGGGTGTGTGAAGATTCCGGAAGTAGAGGGTTGGAAAGTAGAAGGGGTTGTAATTTATTCCTTGTGACTTTTTTTGCAGGCCACCCAAGTACATGCTGACACTAGGGATGGAATAACTATTGCATCCAGCTTCAGCACTCCATTGTGCCTTCTAAAGTCCATAATTCGCGAGGTAATTTCATGGCATTATAATTTCCTtattggtttgattttttaattactttctaACAACGAGAAAATAAATACCACTAAACCAAGCCCTAAATCaacatgtgtgtgtgtgtagatGCATTCTTCATTTTGTAGGACAATATGAATTCTAACCATATTAATACATATTTAACTAATAATCATAGTAATTAAATATGACATTTCAGGTGCCATGTAAGGCTCCAGGTGAAGAGAATGCCCACGATGCTACGCTGAAAATACTTAACAAGGTGTCAAAGTATTCATGGGAAGCGAAGGCTGTGCTGGCCCTGGctgctttttctttgtaatatGGTGAGTTCTGGCTCACTGCCCAGCATCAGCAATCTGACCAACTTGCCAAGTCTGTGGCATTCCTCAAGGGAGTACCAGTCCTTCTCAAGCCCGAAAACCTCAAGCAACGAGGCCAAGCACTTGCTCAGCTCAACAATGTTATAATGTCCACCTTGCAAGTGATTGATTGCATCTTTGAGTTGGAGAAGCTGTCCATTACTTATAATGAGGTAAAGGAGTTGAGAGAAATCTTGGCAAGTGCAAGGAAAGATATCTCAGTGAATGTCTATTGGTGTATCATTACAACTGTAGCTTGCGCAACTAATATCTCCCTCCTTACTAGTGATGAGTAAGTTTCATCCATGTTCTCCATGCTTATACATCATGTACCCTTACTCAATTGTTTAGATTGACATGCAGTCGAATTGAACAATATAACATGTACGTCATCCAAAATGGCATACGTATGAAGCAACTGATTTGTACATAGTATAACTGTTTTACTTCCTTCATGTCAGGGGGGACACACCCGATCTTGTCCAGTATGCTCATAAGATCATAATCATCCTCAATAAACTCAAACTACATCTTAAGATCTGCAAAGAGGAAATAGGTAGGTTGCTTGATGAGAACTCACAAGGAATGGTTATATGTTGCTCTTTTAATGCAATGCTGACATTCCTTTTTTGTCTTGTTTAATACAGAGAAGCTACAGACCTACATGAAGCTGAAGCAACTCTTTCAAATTCCTACTGAGATTATGGAGGTTATGAAGACCCTGATCTTTTTCAAGGATAATGTCAACACGACCATTTTGGATGGTTCTACTAAGAAACCGGTTTGCCTCTCGATCATAgcacatatttcttttgaatttgaatgaataaccatatatatatagaatgtGTCAAGATCCTGAATTCATTAGTATTATCTAAACAGGTTCACATCGAGATCCTAAGGACGACAAATGTGTTATTGTTCATTTCGAGCCTAGATATATCAGAAGattatatttctcttcttAAACCCATCTATGATTTTACAAAGAAAAGTAACGAGTATAAGATTGTTTGGATTCCTCTTGTGGAGAAATGGACTACAGAGCTGCAAGTCAAGTTTGAGACCCTGAGGGTTAAAATGCCATGGTACACAGTAGGCCAGGCTGGTGCCCACATAGCAGGCATCAAGTACATCAAGGAAGATTGGAACTTCCATGGCAAGCCTATGCTGGTGGTCTTGAACTCAAAAAGTGAGCTCCAGCATTCGAACGCTCTGCGCATGATTTCGATATGGGGAAAAGAAGCCTTCCCTTTCGaccagaaaaaagaagaagaactcTTACTTTCTCTCCGAGATACATGGTTTACCGCGGTAATAGATGGGATTCACACATCTGTAACTGAATGGGTAAGTTAATTCTTTTCTGAAGTATGGATGATCTTTAAAGGAGAACTTTAATAAATTAGTATTATGGTCATTGAATCGACTGACTCTACCCTTACATTTTTGTTACCAACAGATCAAGCAGGAGAAGTACATTTTCTTCTACGGAGGGGATTCAGTTTGGACGAATCAGTTCAAGGAGAAAGCAACTGCCCTTAAAAATGATGATATCCTAAAGAGATCAAAGATTTCTCTTGAGTTATATCATGTGGAGAAGAATGCAAATAATGATGCAGGGGATGACAGCTTTAACACCTTCTGGTCCGCCGTAGAAACCATGTTCCATATCAAGGTTAGCAGCAAGCAGATTGACGACGTGGTAAGACAAGTTCAAAAGCTGCTATCCTACAAAGATGACAAGAGTGGATGGGCTGTGCTCATCCAAGGCCGTAGGATCGTGACCGTTGGTGCCGGTTTGACAATCTATACGGTCCTGGAGAAATACTACACGTGGAATCAGCAAGTAACAATAACAATAGAAAACTTTGGACAAGTTTTTGAGCAACAGCATAAGGAGGAGGTTGTAAAAATTGGTCACGTCTGCAGCTGCTTTAGCATCCCAAGTGCAGCAGGAAGTACCCTAGCGGCCATGATCTGCTACGAGTGTGGCAATCCCATGGAGACATTCGTTAGCTATAAGTGCTGCCATGTCAAGAAGCAGGCGCCTTCAATCACTTGGTAATTACTTGCGCGCTACGCAACATGGAACAGAAAGATCACAGAGAGATCAGCAAGGGTTAAGAATGCatgttgttttcatttgagTTCGTGtctttatttgataaaataatgGGCAGCCATTACGTTCGTAATGTGATTGTGATGCCCACAAtgcttgtttttgtttcaagtACTGCATGTTGGAAAATTGCAATCCTATTATGTTAATCTTTTCAATAAAGTTATGTTTAAACATATTTCACCGCAAATTTTTCATGGTCACTCACTcatattcttttcatttatatgtCACAATGAAAAGTTAAGGGACTTTAAACCAGCTTATCACTTACTTATTGccaattaattttagagttgAACCTTATCAATCAATTATATGTGGAAAAAGAATCCAATCTCAATCTCACCTCTACAAGATTTAGCAGTAGAAAGAGGAAGTGAAAGTGTTGATAGTTTGTAGTATGTTTTGATACATTTAGAATCCACGCATTTTCCGTATTTCCCTTCATCTAGGCCGTTATAACAATCCAACGTTTTGATACATGACATATCAgctatataataaaatttagttttttattttattttatatttttctatacTGACGTTTGCCTTGCGGTTTTCTCCCCTGCTCGCTCTCCATGCTCTCCTCGGTCCCCTAGATTCTCTCTTTTGTATCTCACAATTCCAACTTCCCCTCAACGCTAGTTCAAAActcaaagaaaattatatcTAAATCAAAGTCCGAATGAAAAAGCGTAAATGAAATTTTAGAAAACCCACTATTGCTCGCCAAATTCCATGAAAATATTTGGGCGCGAATTTACATTCAAGGGCGATTCAGGAAAATTTAGTGACAAAACAATTTCGTTGCGACCAATTTCAGAGTTTCGCGCCTACCCAACTGATAAAAGGGGCGACCAAAAAGGTGTTTGGTCGCAAATAATGCCTCGCCACGAAACAATTTGTCACCTTTCCTAAATATATTGTCGCTATTCTATTCATTGAACAGTTCATACATGCCTAAATCTAATGAAACTTTTGGGGACCAACTTACAAAGTTTCGTCGCCCATAACCCTTTTAGGCGACTAAATAATGTTTGTCGCTGACATTTTTGGTCACAGAAGATGTTTTTCCTTGTAGTGATCAGTCAGTGACGGACACAAGCTATACATTTATTCAATTAATATTACGTGCATTGTCTAGAATTTACTTTGGAAATTGGATGGAGTGATAGAAAAGCTAGTAGGCGATTATGATTCCGTAGCATTTTTCAAGGAGTTTTTGAAATATGGAATTATTTTTGGCGAATTTTACAagttcaaaaggaaaaagaaaaaaaaaaactcatgacACATTCTTTCGCTTTGGcgaatttgattttttctcTAATCAGGATCAATACGGCTcatttgttcttctttgcCGCTCTcagctttttttattttttattttttaagacaaaagaaatattataacCGGATCCTCGTAGTAGTGCTAgtataaaatatcaaatttacAGGTCACTGAGAAAGGAAAGTTAGAAAAACTAGATAGAAGAATAATGTTGTGCCAAATCATCCTTGACTTGTTTGACTCCCATCTTATGAAATatgctctctatttttatAGATTAATTATAACAGCTGAGATTGAGTGAAATGCGGAAAAATGTGTTGCAAAGGCcataaatctttcatcaaACTCTAGCAAAAGACCTTTCTATTCCTTAACTTTACTAGAATATTTCTGTCAATATGTATCTTTTGcctgaaaaaatattgattaaTTGGAAGGGAAATGAAAtttacttaaaaaataaataacacgCATTATTAACTTAATTAAAGGGACAATAACTTTTCCATCTTCATTATTCTGGACAATAATTCTTGCGAAGGTTCATGTGCTGTAACAAATTAATCTGGAAATGTTTCCAGTGGTGATTGTGAACTGTagcaaaagacctttttattACTTCCCTTAACTATTGAAGAAAATTAAGTTGCTACTTTTCTGTCAGTGTTTGAAGCCCATTCTTTCCTTCACAATTGTCTTGGCAGGATTGTATTCTTCCACATGGCCCCTTTGGTCCATCTCCAGCAGCGCCAAataattcttcttcttgtgtAATTCGAACATGTCCTTGATCTTTCTGATGCATTCTGGGTGGGGCCTAGCTGTGTAGCATGACAGTCTTTCCGCAATGTGCAATAAGtatttctcttcctcctcgTGTGCCTTCCACTTATTTTTCCCAGCAATGGGGATCCACAGTCTTATACACatctgtaacaccccgaccccaaattccccaaatttaatccttatttgattatttaattatttaagggtattttagtcacatttttaaccggagagagtttgggaccgtgacttgtatttttggataggtcgcgctgagacgagttcatagacacgtagtgggctcgaatcggagttgtaacgagagagatatggtcaaaagaaatccagtggcacaatcgtaaatatttcgaaatgggattttttataaaaatcagatttttccctctctctctctctctcccctgcGCAGAAACAGCCCCCCCCCCGAGTTACTGTTCACAGCGGCGGTTTTTGGGCCGCCGCCGCCACATCCGGCCACCACTTGGGGtggcaccggtcccaaaagaaccgtGCCATCCTCCTCTTTCCATCCCGACCAATCCCAGCCACCGGAACCACCTGTGCTCGccggaaaatgcaaaaatcagaccgaatttaacccaaaattcaaggagctcgatctccctcctccggccgccatttctggcgatcaaggtatgAAAATTCATCCCTTCtgcatgctctagctgatggttgggtaggattagatcgattcttagcgtaaccaattcgattttcgaattgaaaattggccgaacttcggccgccgtaatcggccatttccggccactttttgggggttgtccaagaacaaaagtgactccaaatatggtgttttacctagggtaggagtttggagtctcggttccaagatttttcgacggaccgtaatcgctttggacacccggtctgcccgcgcgtg
The window above is part of the Prunus dulcis chromosome 1, ALMONDv2, whole genome shotgun sequence genome. Proteins encoded here:
- the LOC117615072 gene encoding protein SIEVE ELEMENT OCCLUSION B-like — protein: MVSVSISVSQVVSSTTASDEAMEVAKKKSLFAMSDTEILEGIYATHVVSHEHDSFDVHSLFSITQSIIKCSKQIIDNIDHKTTNVPEPIGVFDYLLQIMLNLKPMATQVHADTRDGITIASSFSTPLCLLKSIIREVPCKAPGEENAHDATLKILNKHQQSDQLAKSVAFLKGVPVLLKPENLKQRGQALAQLNNVIMSTLQVIDCIFELEKLSITYNEVKELREILASARKDISVNVYWCIITTVACATNISLLTSDEGDTPDLVQYAHKIIIILNKLKLHLKICKEEIEKLQTYMKLKQLFQIPTEIMEVMKTLIFFKDNVNTTILDGSTKKPVHIEILRTTNVLLFISSLDISEDYISLLKPIYDFTKKSNEYKIVWIPLVEKWTTELQVKFETLRVKMPWYTVGQAGAHIAGIKYIKEDWNFHGKPMLVVLNSKSELQHSNALRMISIWGKEAFPFDQKKEEELLLSLRDTWFTAVIDGIHTSVTEWIKQEKYIFFYGGDSVWTNQFKEKATALKNDDILKRSKISLELYHVEKNANNDAGDDSFNTFWSAVETMFHIKVSSKQIDDVVRQVQKLLSYKDDKSGWAVLIQGRRIVTVGAGLTIYTVLEKYYTWNQQVTITIENFGQVFEQQHKEEVVKIGHVCSCFSIPSAAGSTLAAMICYECGNPMETFVSYKCCHVKKQAPSITW